Below is a window of Amphiprion ocellaris isolate individual 3 ecotype Okinawa chromosome 15, ASM2253959v1, whole genome shotgun sequence DNA.
GATAGTAACCCAgagtgtgttttatattttccaaTTTTTAAGACACATacctgcattttttaaaagcttacTGTCCAGAGAACTTCCTAGATTCCCAGTCAAGTGGAGAACACTGCATGTAAACCAGCGTGTAGAAAATCAGGAAGCATGTAGGACatactttttgtttatttgtcagGGACTGTGCACAAAATCATGAATCACATAGGAGAAGATGTATCGTACCAGATTTAGCTACTAGCCAATTGCCATCCCTGAGTAGGTAGACATAAtagtaaatattaaacatgtatCCAAGGTACTAAATCAAGTAAGATAATGTGTTCAAACATACCTTCACAGCCTAGCAACCTCGCATCCTCACTCCCACATACACATCGTAAAATACTCACTTATATTATATACACACTCCCTTATTCAATCCTCAGATTATGCCATCAGTATATAAACACAATATAAATTTATAATATAAATCCAGGTGATAaagggagacaaaaacaaaaaaatctccatGTGTTTTCAGGCCACCAGGAAgctttttctgctgcttaaTATCCTAATGCACATACAACTGgatttaaatacacattttaatggGAGAGGGTGtgctatttaattaaaaaattcctGGATGCAACTTTGACTTCAgcaatattttataatttttgttttttatagtttcttttAACCTTGGTCACAACCTGCacttaatattttattgactAGCACAGGATATAGTCCCACTCCTATATAGCTGACTATATGTTATCTGTATTTTGTATCTGTCTAAGGCCTATGGCATCGTCTGGAAAGCAGTTGACCGACAGACAGGCGAGATTGTGGCTGTGAAAAAGATCTTTGACGCCTTCAGAAACAGGACAGATGCCCAGGTGTGTATTGTGTGACCTGCAGTAGATGTAAACTGTTGTGAACTGTTAACCTTTATCATGTATATGGGCAGGTGGTTCCCAAcatttttggcttgttttttgctttgtgattgcttaaaaattaaaaaaatgctggtTTTTAGAAGATTGAAGGGGTAAAAATATTTGGATCCAACACAATGTGgatttgaaaaatgtgttttaaaaaaacaacaacccaaaaacaaacattttgagaAGAATTCTGTGAAACAAATGTcatttatcttattttctatGTTGCAATTGTGTTGCAACTCTATTTTCCAGACTCCCAGGCTGTGATCGACTATAGGAACCACTCAGTATAAATGTCCTCCTTCACCTGTTTCAAGATAAAGACAAGTCTGGCTAATGATTAAACAGAACAGGAGGCTTGTGTTTGCCTAGTTTACATGTATAGTAAACAAGACTGCAGCTTCCTTGTGAAATTCACATCATGactataatgtttttgtttctttttacagcGGACATTCAGGGAAATCATGTTCCTTCAGGTAACATAATAGTAATTGTCTTTGAATTAAGTAATTGCTGAACTATTTATCAGACTATCCTCTGAGTTTTAATCTCAGTCCTGAAGACTCAAACGTTGATGATCTTAGTCCGACTCTCACCACTTGTACTGCATCTTCCCTCACACTTTATATGTAAATTGGTTTTAGAGGTAGCTGCATTTGTTAACAGTCCACTTCACTAAATAGccccatttttttcccactcttATCCTGCTCTGTCTAGTTAGGTGCACtgcaatttatttttctattacgCTTCCATCACGTTTCTGCTGAAATGGCAGAATTTTGCTGGTaggttttggcattttttcttttattcaatGCAGTCTATGCAGAGAGGAAATATGGGGAAACAGAGCAGGGGAGTAAAGGTCTGGTCGGCTGGGAATTGAACTTGGGacttttgggacatttttgtcAATGTGGTGTGTGATCTAACCATGTATTGTTCCTGTTTTAAACCAGGTTTGCACTgggtcacacaaaaaaaacacataatgacATTGTCCTTGCTCATAGGGGATCCacttttgtgtaaaaatactTGCACAGTTGCAAAACTGCATATATTGGAAACCTCTAAGCTAGCATTTCTATCCAATATGACGAAACATGCAGGGAACAGTATGCAGTGCATGCATGCGACACAACTCCCCAATACATCTAAATATCGAAATGACTACAACAGGGAATGTGATTTGCTGATTTCTGCTTTCAAAAATGAACTCACTGTTCTCTACACCCATGCggaacatgtttttgtttaatttttttttctgctgaccTACATTTGTGTGaccttcacaaacaaatgcGCAGCCCTAATCAGCTATTGTCATCTTCCGCTACTGCAGACATAGGCTTTATAAGGACTGTTATGTAACCTCTGTTGAAAACTTCACTGTTGTTTACACAACCTTGACATGATACCTGCCAGATATTACAGATCAAACAGTAGCCAGagtgtattttctgtgtgtgtctgtgtgtgtagtttCTGTTACTGAAATCTGTATTCTTTGTACAGGAGTTTGGAGATCATCCCAACATCATCAAACTTCTAAACGTCATCAGAGCGCAAAATGATAAAGACATTTACCTCATCTTTGACTACATGGGTGAGTGTTGGAATAATCATCATTCAACATGAGGGAGGCTGCAGCGGTTCATAGCTGTTTAATTTGGCACCAAACAggctgaggtgtgtgtgtgtgttactgtgtgtggaAGCTTCCCTTGGCTGGCTGCACTGTCTTGCTGCAGAGTCCACAGACACACCTCTCCCTCTGTGCAGTCCAATGCTTGACTGTACTGCAGCATCACTGTACAGACCTCCATTGGTTCTCTCTGGCATTTTATTTCTACCATGCTGTTGGGTTGAAATCAGTGTTTATGTGATTATGGATGATCGTGTGTTCAGCAGTGCTGTGAATGCTGATCTGATGATTATTTACTAACATAATATTGGCTGAAATGCCTTTTGCTGccatataatgaataaaatgtcctttttgCTTTGTACTAGATACTGACCTGCATGCAGTGATAAAGAAAGGCACCCTGCTGAAGGACATCCATAAACGTTATGTGATGTACCAGCTCTTCAAAGCCATCAAATACCTCCATTCAGGAAATGTGATTCACAGGGACCAAAAGGTACACCAGTGAGATTATCAGATAGAGAATATGTGAAGAAAATTTATAACAAGATCACTCTGTACAAATATGCTcttatttggatttttaaaaaaatctcaaattggTAGTTGTGCTTTGCATGTATATCTTTCTTGTATTGCATATTAATGAcctaatttttgttttgtggccTGTGTACATATGTAGTATAATGTGTAACACACCATAACTACAGCGCTTCCACATGTaaatacagatatatatatatatatatatatatatatatatacacacactcatGGAAAAacttattagaccacccttgttttcttcaatttcttgttcactttaatgcctggtacaactaaaagGTAcgtttgtttggacaaatataatgacaacaacaaaaatagcacaTAAGAGTtttttaagagctgatatctagcaattttccatggttttcttgataataaccaaaatcacttaagttcttacatcaatagctatggcattgtactgccaaaaacagagctttttaggcattccatgttttcctttctgtctgttttagtcacaatACACACAGGAGTATCATGTGATACTTTCAAAATGCTCTGTTTATACAGTAATATCACATACAGCAACACAATCCTGCAACAAATCTGCTTACATGTCCACACACAAAGGCTCTCAACCCTGGAAACTTGATTTTCATTCTTCATTTCATTCCTTAAGTGAAAATCAGACTCTTATTGCCTTTGTGAAGAATGTTTCTCTTGTCTGTGTTTCCCACAGCCATCAAACGTGCTCTTGGACACTGACTGTGTTGTCAAGCTGTGTGATTTTGGCTTGGCCAGATCACTCAACCAGATCCAAGAGGACAGCGGGAATCCTGCACTGACGGAGTACGTGGCAACACGGTGGTATCGAGCTCCCGAGATCCTGCTGGGATCCGCAAGGTATCAACTGTGATGAGCATCTGTTGTCAGGATTTGAACCACATCTTCTGCTTGTCCTTTTTCTCCTTCACAACAGTTGATTTTTCCAATGGTGAAGAAGGTAAACTTGATGTACTTGTCTAAAAGTccctctccagtcattgattaaacacCTTAAAACTCATTTCTGTCTGTCAAAGTTATATGATTAGGAgatgtttccatgaaaataatgtcTTCCagtcttaaaatggcttagatgcaACTCCACACCGTTGTCTTTTTAGATTTTGCAGCTTTATGAAgccctctcctccatctccatcaACCCTCCAATACTCGCTATAGCtcaaacacaccagctcacctgagACACTGCAAAACGACTCTATCCTATGCAATTAAAAGTTGCAATATAACAGAAAATGAGTCATGCAATCAGAAACCAATTCTAGAGAAGAATAATGGCACAGAAAGTCCAGGAATATGtgattggttctttaggtttgttacatatgaaaacCTGCAGgactgaatctgtgtttctaaGACTGTCATCAGTGCTCTGCAGTTTgcagaaatgctcagccatggtgttaactgctgatgtcacttatatCCTGATATGTCACCATGGACATGCTAACAAGGTGGAATGCTtaattttcattctttcttctttttaaggaacaggacaaaaaaatgtgaagttaTGTAGTAATTCTCAGTGTACTAGCCAGTTAAAGGAGCTAATCTTGTCCAAAGGTACACTAAAGGTGTGGACATGTGGAGCCTCGGCTGTATCCTGGGAGAGATGCTGCTGGGAAAAGCCCTGTTCCCTGGAACTTCCACCATCAACCAAATAGAAAAGATCATGAGTGCCATACCACACCCTAGCCCAGAAGGTGATGAACATAAACTCCAGATTCAATTTCTTCAAATGCTTAGCACTTTACTTTTACCTTGGATTAACTAAACACCTTTCAAATTTCAGATGTTCTTGCAATCAAGTCAGAATACGGATCCTCAGTCATTCAGAGAATGCTACTGAAGTAAGACTAGATTTTCTTTGCAGtttatgttgtgaaaatctTACATTAAACACTACATAtttacaaaacatgttttttgtgtgcatgtacatgtaaatattttaatctAACTAACCAGTGATGTACCTGTTGCATATTAATCTGTCATCTCACGAGcagtttatttatatgtaaGTAAACAGCGTGTACAGTTCATGCTTGGCCTCTTTCTGATCATGTCACTTCACACAGAGCTATTTTAGGGAGTCACAATAACAAATTCCTTCCCCTCCACCGAGAACATTATTTTAAGAGCCTACAAGTGGAGGCGAGGCTGATTAAATGCTCAGGGAGCAGAAGCAGTGACTATTGCAGTGATGGAAACATGCAGCAAAATCATAAACTAACCACTGATAGCTTCTATAGGCCGCCATACTGTCATAGGTGCATGGAGACGTCTAAATGAGCAGTGCAGTCCAAATGTCTACTTTAACTGCAAACGTCAATGATTCTCTTCCTATATACTTTTAAAGGAGCATTATTGTTAGTAGAATATTGTCTTTTGTCTTCTCTCAGGTAGTTAAACCTTTTTACTGGTATTTTATTTCTCTGACTTTTACAGTCCAGCTTTGTTCTTCCTTCTCTAGACCACAGGTGCCTTTGCAGGATCTTCTCCATCCGTCTGTGCCTCCTGATGCTCTCGACCTGCTGAGgggtttgcttgtttttaaccCAGACAAGCGGCTGACTGCAGAGCAAGCCCTTCAACACCCATATGTAGCCAGGTACTAAGAATCCAGCATTCAGATCAGTTCATGAAATAGAAGATGAGCTTAGATTTTCCTCACAGCAAAAGGATTGTGGagctgtctttttttattttgttaacttTTCTTTATTTAGTGGAACAGCTAGAGTTATTATCGTCTGTACTCTGTGTTCCTGAGATCAATTATTGTACCATAATGTCATTTTCATGTTGCCGGGAAGTGCTGTCATGCATCCCTAactatgttttcttttcctggAGGTTCCATAATCCTGCCAAAGAGCCGGCTCTTAACTGCGATGTAGTGCTGCCAGTGGATGATGATGTGCAATTATCTGTTGTTCAATACCGCAACAAACTTTATGAGGTACAGAATGAGTTATAAATGCTCCAAAAGTGGACCACAATACTTTGAAGTGCACGGCATTATAAAATCATTAGTCGAAGTTGATCTGATCAGACTGATTGAATCTTGTGAAAACTCCTCTTCTAAACCTGCAGATGATACTGGAGAAGAGAATGAATCCTGGGATGCTGAGGCTGATCCAGCCAAAGGATGGAGGTTGCATCAGTAGCAAGGAGAAGCCCAGCGTGAAGTGTGATAAAGCAGAGAAAGGAACAGGGGCAGCGAACAGCAACCAAGATGACGACCATGAGGGAAAGCCACAACATGAAAAGACTGATGAGACAAACCACCTGGCTTCACATACAGGCGTCAGCAAACCTTCGGCTGTGGAAAAGACGGACCCGTTAGCTAGCCCTGGCTTAGGAAAAATCACATATAACCCTATCACACATGCCCCAAGTATGGAAATCTACCTGTACAATACTGAACCTGTGTAACTGTTTGCTACTTAAATACGAAGATGTATGTAGTATTCGAAACTCACAGTATTGCAATTGTTTTGACATTCAACATTTAAGAACTTTGTGTTAGATGATATATGGTTCTAGTTATATGACTTAAAGTAAGGTATgaaaaatagtgtttttctatttgtaCAAAAACTCTGATAATGTACATTTGCATTGCTTCAGGTAGAAAGCTCAAACAGCTCTTTTTGTCATTCAGATGGTTTTGTTCGGAGTCCAGTGGGTCCTTCTTATTACTACCACTCCACTACAGCCAGTAGGAGACTAGTGGGACAGACCAGTAATGGAAATGCAACACTATCACCAACAGAGGGCAGCAGCGCTAACGTGGTAAGAGGACCTCAGTCCACTAACTTTGTCTTATCATGTTGTGATGTCATTTTACTACTCTTTATATTTTTGACTACGTGGAttttctcactctgtctcttCACCCTCCCTCCAACAGTCCATGGATCAGATTCTCCAGCGGGGTCGCTCAGCCCCTGCGGCCCACAACCGCTCCTTCTCCTTGACCCTAAACCAAACCCAGAACAACCCGTTAGTCCGCAGAGATGAGCCATCTTTGTCTGCAGGGCTCGCTGTCACATCTGCGCACCTGGTCAGTCCACAGCCTGTCAGGGTTGGATCCAACTTTAGCCATTTTATGCAAATGCTCAGATATAGATTCCAACGTTTAATGCACAAAAGTGCAAGATTATTCCAAAACtctgcaaaacaaaagaaataaaatgattatcATGCATGACTTTATTTTAACTTTCACTTTCTTCTCATGCAGAACCAGCGTTCCAGTTCTCAGGTTCGTGAGGCTCGGCCACCGCCACGGTTCAGCAAGAAAGTATTTCAGAGTAACTGTAACGTGGCTGCTGCAGGCGACCCAAGAGCCAAACTAGGCAGCTACTCCCAGGCCTATGGTACCATCAACAAGACTGATCTGGACAATCTGCTTCGAAGCCGTCCTTACAACCAGTAACTGCTGTCATATCAATGGTTAAATAGGGGCTCACGTGTTTCAACACACAACAGACTTTGTCTTGTTGCGTAGCAAACTGGAAGAGATACTGTAAAAAGAATTTGACATGTTGATCTGCTGTATGTAGATAATGACCTGTAGGCCTTATGGTTCGACATTTCATTAAGTGCATTAAGCCAGTGGGTTTCACATGGACATagaattactgtaaaatatgcaaatagaTATTTTGATGAACTGTTCATATGCAGTGAGCAATTATTTTTCAAGTGAGCAATAACTTGTTATTCTATTGTGTACAGAATGGAAAAGATTAAAATCCACTGTATAAGGTTGAACATCAAACCACCATGGGGTTTAGTAATAGACTGAGGTGGAAGTGCTCACGTCCTGTGCCTGTTTAGAAATGATGTACTAATACAGCTATGTAAACACCTCCATTACAAGCGGGAATTACACATTTCTTCTTATACTGATGGAAGAATACATCTATACCAGTGGTTTCCCAACTAAGGGTCAGAATCCCTCCAAAGGGTCACAAGATAAATCTGAGGAGTCATGAGTTCAATATTCTGTAATGGGGtgttaagaacatttttttcaaacatacaATTGGATTTTTTAGGGCttcaaagatgtttttaaatgaaacaaaattctAAATGTAAAGGAGAATCAGTCGTTGGTGGAACTACTTACAACTCATAGATGTATAAAACATGACAACGAGCCCCAAGTCGACACtgcaataaaaaactaaaaaaaatgtctgtggaAAACTGTTCGTGGTTGCTTGACGCAAAAGGCAAGGTCTGCAATGCTGAAACAGAGTTTTACTGAGAATTGTTGTGCAATGTTACCATCAGTAAGATCTTCAGATACTTCCTTAGAAGCACAAAGTACAGTTCTCAGCAGTGGCGTCATTAGATCTGTCTGCTCCAAGTTCTATGAATCTAcagattttggtttatttatttattacaaaagtaagaatattttttaaaacagcctG
It encodes the following:
- the mapk15 gene encoding mitogen-activated protein kinase 15, yielding MSKKYEAGNVTEVEEHISLKYEIKKRLGKGAYGIVWKAVDRQTGEIVAVKKIFDAFRNRTDAQRTFREIMFLQEFGDHPNIIKLLNVIRAQNDKDIYLIFDYMDTDLHAVIKKGTLLKDIHKRYVMYQLFKAIKYLHSGNVIHRDQKPSNVLLDTDCVVKLCDFGLARSLNQIQEDSGNPALTEYVATRWYRAPEILLGSARYTKGVDMWSLGCILGEMLLGKALFPGTSTINQIEKIMSAIPHPSPEDVLAIKSEYGSSVIQRMLLKPQVPLQDLLHPSVPPDALDLLRGLLVFNPDKRLTAEQALQHPYVARFHNPAKEPALNCDVVLPVDDDVQLSVVQYRNKLYEMILEKRMNPGMLRLIQPKDGGCISSKEKPSVKCDKAEKGTGAANSNQDDDHEGKPQHEKTDETNHLASHTGVSKPSAVEKTDPLASPGLGKITYNPITHAPNGFVRSPVGPSYYYHSTTASRRLVGQTSNGNATLSPTEGSSANVSMDQILQRGRSAPAAHNRSFSLTLNQTQNNPLVRRDEPSLSAGLAVTSAHLNQRSSSQVREARPPPRFSKKVFQSNCNVAAAGDPRAKLGSYSQAYGTINKTDLDNLLRSRPYNQ